A window of Populus trichocarpa isolate Nisqually-1 chromosome 17, P.trichocarpa_v4.1, whole genome shotgun sequence genomic DNA:
TAACTCTTGTTTTTGGGAGAACGCAATTAATTAACTCTTGTTTAATTTTCCagcaataataaattatttagctattttaatcattatttacTTCCTAGCGTTTTATAATAATCacaattaatctaaattataaaCAGACAAGACAAAAGCAACGAACATTCCATatttaacaaacaaacaatactaaaaaaaaacccagtaaagcaaacaaacaaatccCATGATTTTTTCAATTCGATCTCATTGTCATTTCACATTTTATTGGATTAATCAATGGCGTTGACGGTGGCAGAAGACGGTTGTCAGACTTTATGATGGTGCAGGAAGCAATAGATGGGGTGCCACTCCGCAACACGTGCAGAACTGTGATTCGTGTGCCACCTGGGGTTTACTGGCAACCCGTGTGAGTGCCAAGACCAAGAATCTCATAACTCTTGCGGGTTTGAGACCAGAAGTTACTAGCTTGACTTGGAACAACACTTCTACCAAAAATGATCATCACCAGGTGCACTGATTTTCTGTGTTTTCTAACTTGCTCATCTGGGTTTTTGACACGTGTTTTTGGAGGTCTTTGATGTTGCGTTTTTGTACTGCAGGCTTCGAGGGTCATTGAGACTGGGACCTTTAGGTGTGGGACTGTGGTTGTGGAAGGAGAGGGTTTTATTACTGAGACTATCACTTTTGAGAAATTTTCTCCTGAGGTAATGTACTAATCTTTATGCTTAATGTAGGCTCTCTCTTTTCTCCTGTTGTCAATTTTTTGGTGGCTTCTTGTGATGGAATaagatttttggatttttattgtgtttgagGTTTTGggaccttttgtttttataccaGTATTCGTTGGTGTGATGAGTAATTGcgatttttgttaattgaaaaattgatttttttttctatgcatACTTTGAAATTAAGTCTTAGTTGTGTGAACAATGGAGGTGAATACAGTActtgataattgttttcttttagccATTGGTTGTGTCAGAATGTATGATTCGAGGTGTTATCTACATTGTTCAAAATGAACCATCtttaattgtttaataaattatttgaagcTGTCAAATAATTGATCTGTGTTTTTGATCTTCTTTTACCCCAGGTTCAGGTCAAGCTGTGGCAATTAGAGTGACAGCTGATTGGTATGCATTCTATAATTGCCTGTTCATTGGGTGGCAGGTAAATTAACTGTCTCATTTGGTTGGTTTCATGGATCATTTGCTTCATCGTTCAACGTTTTCTGATGACATTGATTATTTAAGAACTCCATTTACTTGTCAAACTTGTTAATTTTATGGATGCTAAATACAGTGATGTTGAGTAATTCTCTCTCTTAGTGAACTGCCAATTATAATACTACATCATCATTCAAGCTTGCTCGTGCATTAGTTTACTAATCATTGATAAATTGCAGGCCTGATATTCTACCTATGTTGTAAATGGACGAACATCATGAATTGGTTTGAAACAATCAAGAATGAGCTTGTTCCTATAAGTGGGAAGTAGGtaatcttttgaaaataaatgagTTAGTTGTTTGATTATTTCTCTAGGGTTCTGGTGCCTAAGGCTAACATTGTCTGAGTCAATAATGAGCCAGTGCGTGTGCTTTGGTACCCTGCCAATGTATTATTGGAGTTCTGAACTATATGAGGAGGTATCATATGGACACAAACCCAAAATCATGTGCTCGTGTATTTCCTTATTTTAGGATACTCTTTATTTGCATTATGGGAAGCAGTATTTGAAAGATTGCTACATTGAAGGCTACGTGGACTTTATTTTTGGGAATATCACTGCTCTATTGGAACATTGTCATATCCAATGCAAATCAGCAGGTCTTTTAATTGCTCAAAGCATAAAATCTTCCCAGGAGTCAACTGGTTATGTCTTTCCAAGGTGGGTTTTTATTGGCTTTCACCTTTCTTGTCTATTGTTCCTGCCTCCTGTAAGTACCTAGTCAAGGTTTTTGCAATATTAGCATCTTTCTTCTGGAGAAGTTGGGAAGAATTGTACTGACTCAATAAAATTCATAAGTTGTCTGATAGGTTTATCAATGTCAGCCAACATGAATTCTTGTGCAATGAAAATGTCCTGGCATTTTAAACTCTATCGACCACATAAACTCTGTATAGATCCTTAAAGTTTTACATATCTGCTCCCTAGCCCGAACAAAGTAGTTTTGGTGCACTATTGACATCGAGGCTACAGTATTTATTTCTCTAGTTATTAAGATTTCTATTGCTTGATGATAGAAATGGGAAATGCATGTCTTATACAGAGCTGAATCATGACCCTAGACTTTTAGAGCGGGCTCCAAACGGATTGGTTGGAAATTAAATTGTTGATTCCTGTATGTTTACAGAATTGTACAAGGAACCTCTTGAGGAAATTTTTAATATCCTTCTTACAAAATTTTGAAGTGTTCAGATTTGACTTTAAAATATCCTCATTTTGACATCTATTAGAATATCCAAGGTACCTATAGTTGAGAATTGTCAGATTTCCGATGTAGGCTTATTGTTTCAGAGAGAAAATTAGTGTCATTCTTCTCTACTACTTCTTCCAACAACCACTTGTCAATTCCTTTGTAACTTTGGTTGGGTGTAATGAAATGTAATCTAATGCAGTAGGTTAAGGATCCGTGCTTATTTTTCTTCCATAGCATTGcctatttctttttgttctttttttctagcAAGCATTTCATTATTGTTCTTCATTCTTGTTTCAACTTGATTATATAGCATGTGATAGATTACATCATGTAGACTAGAAGTTACCTAGTTGTGCTCTGCAGTTAGCATTAATGGTTTTGGTATGTTCCTAGAGTTATGTTGGGCAGTTGGGCCTCAAATTAAATCTACAGTTATGTAACTTTCACTACTTCTATCTGGTGTTTCTATGAGTCCAAGTTTCTGACATGTCCATGTTTATTTAAGAGATTTTCCTTTGTTTCTGACAACCCACACTGGTATTTCTATCCAGATATTTGACTTGAAGTCGTAGACTATGTAATTTATTGCGGAAGTACAATTCTACAATTATTTAACCTGTTATTCTGATTAAAGCTGGTTGTAGATGAGATATGAAATGCAAAATCAGAGTACTCTGttttttcatgtctttcttCGATCActcagaattttttattttctgccTATGAGCTTTGTGTCTCAGAGATCTGGCTTTAATAGCTCTCTTGAGTTGTCATCTTATATGAAATAATAGTCCTTGTATCTTTTGCCAACCGAACTTTCTGGTATAATTTGCTTATGGCAATACCATCACCATTGATACATTATTCTTGCAGGGTTGTCTGGCTAGGAGATCCTATCTTGGTTCTCTTGGCATTCTTTCTTGTGATGGTTTGGTCTGCTCTAATTAATTATCGCATCCATGCAGATATGTGATTACTGGCAATGGAGGGGACTTCATATATGTGCCTTGAACGTCCATGGGGACTCTTTGGAAGAATCATTGTAGCAGACATGTAGGATGGAATAACTTGGGTAAAGCGGAGAATAAGAGCAATGCAACTTGCTTTCAAGGATACATGTATTTTGGTTAAAATCATCATGCATGCTTTGACTTTGGCGAACTGCTATAAATATGAAATTTGACAAATAACGTTAAATAAATCTTCCCCTGAATGAACCATCTCGTGGTAATTAATCTTATCCCCCCACTAAATCTCTGCCccacaaaaactaaaaagaatagagaaaaataaagccCTCTTTGAGGTTCATATCTACTTTCGGTTCACTTCCATCATATGATTGGcacatgtttttgtattatgtgCCGCTTTAGCTGAAATTACAGCTGCTTTTTGTAATGTGGTTGCCCATCAAAATGAGTGACATGGTCAAGAACACTGATAAAGAAGAAGCAGATCATATTTCTGATGCATTGTTTCTTTGTCCCAGATCCGGAAAGGTGCCTTGGCTATTATGCCAATGAAGGGCCTTGAGGATACCATATTCTGCACAGAAACTATAAGCTTCAGTAAAAAGCATGAACAAACAGTGGAGAATGAAGCAAGCTCCCAGCAGATAATGAAAGAATGGAAGTGAAAAAGCATGTAATCTTTGTTGCCCGTGGTGCAATACTTTTCTGATCGTCTTAAGATTCATTAGCTTGAGTAAAATTCAAGGGACAAACACAAGATCGTCTTCGATTATCGTGTTGGACTGGATATGTGGGCAATTGTGGGGAGCCATGCTATAACCAGCAACTCCCAAGTCTAGAACCACAGGGTTCCATGATTctcaagaaagaagaagaaaaaaagagagttcaaAATTACCGGGTAAAGAGAATTCACAGGTACCCTAAAACCCCCAATAATTCACAACCaccagaaagaaaaaagggaaaaaacagaGTGGGTCCACATGTCATGACCGAAAGGCATGAGCCTACGTTTCTAATCTCCAAGAACTTGCTTAGTGAAGAACTGGACAAGGTGAAGAAACCCAATAAGATAGGCTTTCCTTTCCCTTCTAAGGACAAAAACAATCGAAGCtgaaaagaaagtgaaattaaagaaacccAATAAGATAGGCTTTCCTTCCCTTCTGAAGACAAAACAATAGTAGCTGAAAGGAAATGAGCGAAATTGCAGCAAGGTCCTTTGTCCCATGCCAGCACCAGGTGCTTGTTGGACATTTTAGCTCAAGGAAATGGAAAGAGAAGCTGAATAGGCATGAGCGGCAATGCCATGCACTGCCTGAACCAAAATCAAAGCAGCCTTTGATCAAGAATCAGATGGCAATGAATTCTGCCACCTACTCTTCAAGAATGACTACTGATATCCCTCTCTATGAGTCTCCAGGGGTACCCCCAattttcctctcctctcctctctctttctctatctATGTGCTGTGACACATGGCTGGTTTCTATTTCCTTGCAGGCTTCCTTTGATGGATATTTGGAGGATAAGCCTAGAGTTTTCAGCGCCATATTTCCTGACAAAAGGAGGAGCCAACAACTTAATGAGGTTTCTGTTATATCTTTCGtgcaatttccttttcttttccctcgTTTTCCtttgatcttttgaaaattCAGTTCACTGTGTTGATTACTGAAATGATTTAGAATCTGCCTCACCATTGACTCAAATTGTTAAGGGCCATTTATTTACTTGACATATAAAGCCTCGtatggttaataaaaaaaatctatgctTTGAGTGACCTTCTGATTGTATGTGTAGTCAAGAATTAAATGACCTCTGTCTTCTTTGCTGCTGTTTTCCATCAATTCTTTTTCATGTCGTTGTCAATCACCGGCCAGTCAAATGGTATGCAGTGTTTTCTCATTCCATAGAATGATCACTGTTTATCTAAGTTGTCcaattgattgttatttgtggGATCCCAACTTTCTTCTCCATGAGCAGCTTTACATGATTCTCAtttattgattggaaattacTGCTATTTTCTCTGGTGACGATGGAATCCACTAATCAACGGTTCTCGTTTCACCAAGGAACTTCTACAGGTACTATATGGGTGACTGCCACTCACCATCTTTTACAAgtataattgtattaaaaagaaaactgtACAAAACACTAGTGGCATACTTCAAGAAGCACAAAGGTTCGTTGCCCGAATTTAAATGACCttagacaacaaaaaaacaaagcgaaagctaaagaaaactcaaaagtaTGAAAAACAGAGTGTCAAACCAACAACATGGTAACTAGTCAACCGGTTTTTGGAAAATCAAGAATCGGACAACCatttattcaaacaaaaaactagaaatccaGAAATCGGTCAACTGTTTACTGAAAAACCCAGAATCGATCGATTGGATAAGCAACAAAAGCAGGCCTGAAAAGCAGAACTTGAATAATAGTAGAAGCAAAAGATCTTATGAAATTGGAAGACCCCAAACGAACCTGAGATCAAGGGGAATTTGATACCATGGCTCTAACTCCATCGAACAGGACTAGACAAGCTTGAAAATATCCTCACTAACATCCTGGTAAGGTTGATAAAATTGGTGGAAGACTTGGTTATTTCTCTCATACCAAATGAAGTAAATCGTAGTTGAGAGGACTAATCGAGTAAGCACATGCAtttactttttcttcttcttgaagTGCGAGGATGCCCACTAAAGTAAATGTCGCCATGTCTTAGTAGGCTAGTCCAGAAGGGTCATGTTCGTAATAGTACCCCTAAACTGAAGCGGAGAAAAGGCACTTAAAGAACAAATAGTCATGTGTCTCAACATGCAACCCATAAAGTATACATACCGAAAAGGTGATGATTTGATAAGCATGCAGTCTATCTATGGTGTGTAGACAACCCAAAGAGGCACTCCATAGGGTAAATGAGTGTCTCGGGAATGTCCTAAAAACCAGAGGAGGTGATGCATAGGGTTTGTGGGCCTCAAGTCTTTAAGAAACTGTTATGCTGAGTCGATAGTAAACTTCCCTAATGAATGACCCTTCTAGACACGGTGATCTGGTAAGACAATCCTAGGATGAGAATGAACTGAGTCCCAAATAGGTTGTAACTCCTGATTACTTGGGGGAAAAGCCCAAGTACTCTCCTCGATGATGTTTGAAACATTGACATTCCAGGGAAGCCCAATAGAGGAGCACCCTGAAAGACAATAGGTCATAGAATCATTACCCATCTGACAACTAATAATCTGACCATAGGAAAGTCATAGTTGCATCACCAATGCATGAAATAAACATCTCTTCACACCAATCTCTGTTGAGAAGAATCTTCCTCTAGGACCAAGAAGATACTGAAGGAGACTTGACATGCCAGAAAGATCTACCCCTGAGCAGTACACTATGCACCCATCCTGATCAAATTGAAGATCTATCTAAAAGGAGTCTAAAAAATGCTTGAGAATAACTATTTTGTTCCAAGTCTTAACGCTTTTATTGAAGGAGATCTTACATGCCAGAAAGATCTACCCTTGAGCAGTACACTACGCACCCATCCTGACCCAATTGAAGATCTGTCTAAAAGGAGTCTAAAAAAATGCTTGAGAATAACTATTTTGTTCCAAGTCTTATCGCTTTTAATTTCCAAACCACTTTTATTAAGAGGATAACAGGCAGAAGCCCAAGCTATCTTTGCCCCTGAATGGGAGAGCGAACAATCCTTCCAGAGAAAAGCAGCTAAGATACTCTCAATCCTCCTAATGATGGAACAAGGTAAAATGAACATAGATGACCAATAAACATATCTTTAAACAAGAAAGGATTGGTCAGAATAAGACTTCTTTGATCTCATCATTTATGATATCAGACTCCAAGATACCATCATTTATGATTCCTCAGTTTCAATTAGTGTACCCACACTGATGCCCTCCAATATCCCTCTGGGGGAGAATGAAGACTGCGAACCATGCTTGAGAGTGATGCCCTCCAATATCCCTCTGGGGGAGAATGAAGACTGTGAACCATGCTTGAGAGTGTTGGAAGAGCAAGTGGAATGGCACAAGCAAGTTTGAGCTGGCCAAGGAATTTCACTCTATTAGAAGAAATCCTCATCCAGATCTGGAACCGGCCACAAGTAGAAAGCTGGAAAAAGGGTCGAAGTTGACCAGCATTAAGTCAGAGAAGGCAAGATAAGAGAACTtgtagtaaaaagaaaaaaaaaatagagcatgTGTTATTGTGgctttttccaaaattttaacTCGCATAAATGTCTCTAAAAGAATACGGCACTGTAGTGCAGTTATGGATGCTAGGCCATGTTAAATGCATGATACAAGGCCGGCAGCTCAGGCAAGGAAAAGCATTATGGTTCCTCTCATGACCTTGGCTGAAGGCCACCGAATTCTCTAAATCCAAAGCATGAGAAAGTAACTGAACCAGCTAAAGGTGTCAGGTATTTGGTTGAGACCTTCAGACACATGGCCCAGAGGAATGACGAGATTGTTAGAGTAACCCCATTAATTTGAGCGAAAAAATCAAGTTCCCTTATGGCACCCGCCAAAGACAGTGGGATGCCTtggttaataagaaaaaaatttcccCCAATCATGTACTGAGAAGAGACCTTCGATGCAGCTGGTCTGTTAAAGGAGCTCTCCAGTCAGCTTCCAAGAAACTAAGAGCCTCGATGTCAATACAATAACGAACTGATTGACCATATAATTGGATCTGAGTCCTCCAAGTCAAACCAAGAAGCTCCAAGAACTCTGCCGCTGAAACTTGGTGTGCAAGAAATGCTGATGAATGAAATCCCAGTAATGATCATCCAATCTGGTGGCATAAACCCAACCTCACGAGTAGCAAGATGGACAGAATTAGCACAGGCAAAGTATTGCTCAGTCACAGCAGCCATGAGTTGAGAGCTCGAGCGGAAAGATGGAACAGCTCAATGTCTGAAATGATCAAAGAAGCCAGCAACATCAATCACATGCAGACAATAGGCTGCATAATCCTCATGGTAGTTCCTGTCAACTGTATGCCAGTTACAGCCACTCACAAAGTTTGTTGCACATGCttgctgcaaaaaaaaaaaaaaatgtaagcaaaacaaatgaacaagaaaacaaattttgctGTTGAAGTTTCCTATATACGAATAGGTAAAGGCAAATGGAAATTGATTAAATAGAAGACAAGGAATAACTATAAGAAATGTATCATTCAATATGATTACACTACATTCTTAATCAGTTAAGCATGTTTTATCTTTCATTCCCTGACATCGTGCCAAACATGCCCTGAGTGTATCATGCATAAATGTGCAGGTGAGCTAGTTAGGTCAATGCAGGCCCAAATCAACATACCTTAAAGCTTGCTTGCAATATAAGTTCTAGTTTCTATATATGCAATATTTTGACTTTTTTGTACTTACCATCTTAGAAGTATGCATTTTATAATCCTCTGTGCTATTGTCTTTCAGGCATAGGGGAGCAGAATCTCTCTGTAATATATGTGTGTTTAATGTTTCCAGGAAGAATGGAGAATTCAGATGTTGCCCATAAATTTCTTGTTCCTCACTGTCTGGCCAGTAGTTGAGATGAGATTGAGATGTAAATCAGGAGGGAGAGATTACCCACCGGGAGTTCCTGAAGAGATCACGAAGGTTCTCGAGCTTGATGTTGTAAGCTTTAAAGATATTCAAGCAGTCATCAatgaaaatttcataattacatttttttatatttgctcATGTCACCTCTATATGGAAGTACTCTCTTGCAGATCAGGTGGAAGCTTCAAGGacttgataatatttttcaacCATCTCAATTTTCTCTTGGTGTAAAAGGAGCATTATACCCTGATAGACAGGGAGTACGAACCAGGCTCAAAGGTCAACTAGAGATGAATATAAGCTTCGTTCTTCCTCCTGTGCTTGCTATGGTTCCTGAAAATGTTCGCCAGCCTGTTGCAGAGTCGGTTAGGCCATAATAATCTCCTTAAACTGATGATATTCTTTGACAATGGTTTAACAGAAAACTAACAATATGCTGTCTGTGCATGCATGACTGTTTGTGTATTTTTGCCCTAATCAACctgtttaaaatatatgttcCAAGAACAGGTATTAAGGGGACTGGTGGAGAACATGAAGCTTAGAGTTAATAGTAGCTTGCTCGCCGATTATAGCAAATTCAAGCAGGAGACACCTAAGAATCGGGTTTGATAGATTCAAACCTTTTGAACTTACGGATCAATATAAAAGTTGCATCTTGCTAGGCGCATTCATTCGAAGGTCAAAGCAAATGGAAAAGAAAGGCCAGATGGAGGACAACTGACTGAGTTGTAGAACTTTTTTTATCCGGATAGCACATGTTTCTACTTTTGTCAATGTTGGAGTTGAAACCAGGATTGACTGGAGACATGAATATGATGAGGGGAATAACTGTAGTTTGACATGATGTCAGcaactttgatttattttgtttctttttgatGAATGATAACCTTGGCAGGCACTGCATGATACTGTGTTGTTAAAATAATCTGTGAAATATGATAGGATTACGAACTcccatttttgttgttgtgcAGAACTGGATGTTCTGGCCAGAAAATGATAGATATAAAAATGAGTTTCTGTGAAAATGTATGATTTCTGGAGATGCGGGGGAATGAACCGTCGCGCTCTACCATTCAAGCTACATCCCCATTTGTTGAAAGAAACAGTATCAACTATTTTGTTCGGATATTACTTCATTCAAGCAAGATATGAACAAAATCCTATTCAAGTACCACAGTGTGTAAtgaacaaaatttaattagtaCAACAAGGTGCTTGATCTTGTCGATGAGGCATGTTCTGTTTGATAAGTTTGTTTCTGATTGAGCAATTGCTCCTGTAAATAGCCTTCGCTGTGCCCTTGGTGAATGGCAACGTTTTTGACTCTGAGAATTCTTTGATTTACCCAACCACATTTCAATCCTATTTGTTAGATGATGAAACTGAATGCATGAAAGTAATGATTGGAtcctaaaaacaaaagaaagagtttCACCAGGCAGAGCAACTATTTCCTCAAATATCTGAGACACCATGCTCTTCCAACCAACAACAGCGGCAGTAGTACACAAAGCTTACCCAACAATTCCACTGAGAACATCACCATTCTCATCAGTAGCCTATGGTGGATATCTGACTCTTGTCACCCCATTCAGCAAACAATGTAAAGGAAAATGCCTTCAAAGAATCTAGGTGAGCAGCATTGTGAAAGAAACGCcgccttttccttttcaactcATCATCAGCCTTGCAAACAACTTTCTTTCAGCTTCAACCAATTCTTCAACCTCCCCTTTGTAATTAAATCCCTCCCACGATGATCAAAGCCAGATTCCAAAAACAATAATGTTGTTATCTGATGAGTCCTTGTAGGAGAGAGCAGATTTTAATTAAGAGAGAACTAAAACATTCCAGTCAAGCGGGACTTCGTGATGCGGCTCAtcaattaatttcttcaaatatcTGCTTTGCATTTATATTTACCAATAATCAGAGCAAGAACATGAACCATGCTTGAAACAATGAAAACGATTCCGATCTCTAATTACAATTTCTCGGTTGTATATCTTAGAAACAATTTTAATAGCAGAATGACAATCTTGGCATATGCGTAGATTCTTGAATATATAAAGAGGTGCACCAGGTTTTGTGCTTATATGCCCAAAACAGACTGCCAGCTTTTCGCTGTGCAAGAACAATGCCTGCTCTTTCTCCTCCATCTCCTCACTGCTACCCTCCCTGCCATCAGAACCTGGAAAAACTTGGTTAGTAGTATTGGGTACATAACCAGCCAATCTCAACCTTTGAATCATATTATTCAATGCATGATAAATTTCCTTTGTCAGTGGGTGTGACTTATCCCCTGCACTGAACTGATGAATATTTCCACCAACATAAATAGAACTCACTCCAGGGACCTTTCTAATACCCTTACTCTTAAGGATTTGTCTGAGTGAATTAGCCTTGTCTTGCTTTCCTTCTAAAACATACATGTTCGAAAGCAATACATGATATTCTGTATTATGCCCATCCATCTGAATCAGCTCTTGCAGAATTCGCTCACCAAGCTGTAACTTTCCATGGGCATTGCAAGAACCCAAAAGGGATCCTAGAACAACCTCATTTGGACACATTGGCATCTTCTTTATCAACATCACAGCTTCTTCTAAATGACCGGCCCGGCCTAGAATATCCACCATACAAGCATAGTGTTCAATCTTAGGTGTTGTTCCATATTCTGATTCCAGACTACGAAAATAATGGTAGCCTTGATCAACTAAACCTGAGTGGCTGCAAGCACTTAAGACAGCCATAAAAGTTAGATCATCTGGCTTAGCTTCTTCAATCATTTTTGGGAATATATCCAACACAAATTTACCCCTTCCATGCATCGCTAGCCCACCAAGCATTGCATTCCACGCCACCACATTCCTTTTTGGTAGGTACTTGAAGACTTTGAATGCCATATCTATCGGGCCACATTTTGCATACATGTCC
This region includes:
- the LOC18107310 gene encoding uncharacterized protein LOC18107310, whose translation is MSEIAARSFVPCQHQVLVGHFSSRKWKEKLNRHERQCHALPEPKSKQPLIKNQMAMNSATYSSRMTTDIPLYESPGASFDGYLEDKPRVFSAIFPDKRRSQQLNEEEWRIQMLPINFLFLTVWPVVEMRLRCKSGGRDYPPGVPEEITKVLELDVIRWKLQGLDNIFQPSQFSLGVKGALYPDRQGVRTRLKGQLEMNISFVLPPVLAMVPENVRQPVAESVLRGLVENMKLRVNSSLLADYSKFKQETPKNRV
- the LOC7495992 gene encoding pentatricopeptide repeat-containing protein At5g15340, mitochondrial, encoding MKCSTINFTTLQSLPARFRSLLRSCARNSSLSTGKKLHAVILTSGLASSSPNTFLLNALHHLYASCGVTSSARHLFYQIPRSHKDVTDWTTLLTSLVQHGTKPSEGFFFFKEMRKEGVVLDDVAMISVFVLCTRVEDLGMGRQAQGCLVKMGLGLGVKVCNAIMNMYVKCGLVEEVRRVFCEMNERNVVSWSTLLEGVVKWEGVENGRVVFDEMPERNEVGWTIMIAGYVGNGFSREGFLLLDEMVLRFRLGLNFVTLSSILSACAQSGDVLMGRWVHVYALKGMGREMHIMVGTALVDMYAKCGPIDMAFKVFKYLPKRNVVAWNAMLGGLAMHGRGKFVLDIFPKMIEEAKPDDLTFMAVLSACSHSGLVDQGYHYFRSLESEYGTTPKIEHYACMVDILGRAGHLEEAVMLIKKMPMCPNEVVLGSLLGSCNAHGKLQLGERILQELIQMDGHNTEYHVLLSNMYVLEGKQDKANSLRQILKSKGIRKVPGVSSIYVGGNIHQFSAGDKSHPLTKEIYHALNNMIQRLRLAGYVPNTTNQVFPGSDGREGSSEEMEEKEQALFLHSEKLAVCFGHISTKPGAPLYIFKNLRICQDCHSAIKIVSKIYNREIVIRDRNRFHCFKHGSCSCSDYW